In the genome of Synergistaceae bacterium, the window TGCGAGGCCAGGAAGGCCACGGCGCGCGGCGACGTTAAAACATTGGCGCGTATTGCGGCAGAACGGGAAAACGAGGGGCATGTATCCTTTATCCTTCCGTCACGCCTCAAATGTACCGGCTGTCTTGAGCCTGGATCGAAGAGCATCTTATGTGCCGGATGCCGCATAAGAATGTGCGCGCTGGAGAACGGGATACCCCATTGCGGTTTTTGTGAGGAGTTCCCGTGTGAACTGGGCAGCACCGTATGGGATGCGATACCTGAATACAAGCACAACCTCGAAAAACTTATGAGCAGATAGTGGAGGACATAATAAATGCTGGCCAATATAAACCATATAGTCAGGCGCGCGGGAGCTTCCATCAATAATTTGAGAATTTACTGCTAGGTGTTTTCGCATAGAAGCAGGGAGCCGGTACTTAACTCGGCTCCCTGCTTCTGGAGAAGGGATAGGTGCATCTATATTGTGAGAGGAGGTGTCGTTTTACTTAGGTTGCTTCTTTGCGGCTGTGATACTGACTAAGTCGGAAACCTTTCCAGCCCTGAGGATCGAACTGTCTGTGGGATGTCCGACCCACTTTTGAAGCTGTTTGGCAAGATTTATCATCATGTCGAGATCGATCCCGGTTGCTATCCCCATCTCACCAAGCATGTGCAGCATATCCTCGGAGGCAATATTGCCGGATGCTCCAGGTGCATACGGGCAGCCTCCCAGGCCTGCCAGCGATGCATCATAACGTATGATCCCGGCGTTGAGGCCGGCAATCATGTTGGCGAGCGCCATGCCGCGCGTGTTATGGAAATGGAGGAACCAGCGCACATCAGGGAACTTATCCTGCATAAGCGATGTCACATCGTAGACCTGGCGAGGATTTGCCATGCCGGTAGTATCTGAAAGTGAGAGCTCCGTTATGCCAAGGTCACCGAAACTCTTCGTGATATCTATGAGACGTTCGGTGGAGATCTTACCCTCAAACGGACAGCCAAATGCTGTTGAAATAGCGCCGGAGACTTCTGCGCCGTTTTCACGTGCGAATGGCACACATTCCCGGAACCCTTCAAGGAGTTCTGCTATCGTCTTGTTCATGTTGGCTTTTGCGTGTGATTCGCTCGCGGAGAGAGTGAGCTTGACCTTTGTTATACCGGCTGCAAGTGCCCGTTCCACACCTTTTTTGTTTGCGACGAGACACCTGTACTCAACGCCTGGGACTCGCCGTATCCTCTTTGCCACCTCATCCGTATCAGCCATTTGGGGAACTGCCTTAGGATGTACAAAAGAACCTACTTCCACGATAGGGACCCCCGCATCGACGACGCCCTCTATCAGGGCGATTTTCTGCTCTATTGAAAGCATGGTGGATTCATTCTGCAGTCCGTCGCGCGGGCCAACCTCGCAAAAAATAATTTTTTCCGGCCACTTCATTGCCACGTCAATCACCCCTGAAAGATAACTATGATAATAAGTGGACTTTACAACAGTAATAATATTCTGTCAAGCAATAATTAATTCCGCATAACGGAAATTTTATATTGCTTGAAAGCCTGAATAAAATGCTTACGATGATATA includes:
- a CDS encoding DUF3795 domain-containing protein; this translates as MANIGCCGMDCDTCEARKATARGDVKTLARIAAERENEGHVSFILPSRLKCTGCLEPGSKSILCAGCRIRMCALENGIPHCGFCEEFPCELGSTVWDAIPEYKHNLEKLMSR
- a CDS encoding hydroxymethylglutaryl-CoA lyase, whose amino-acid sequence is MKWPEKIIFCEVGPRDGLQNESTMLSIEQKIALIEGVVDAGVPIVEVGSFVHPKAVPQMADTDEVAKRIRRVPGVEYRCLVANKKGVERALAAGITKVKLTLSASESHAKANMNKTIAELLEGFRECVPFARENGAEVSGAISTAFGCPFEGKISTERLIDITKSFGDLGITELSLSDTTGMANPRQVYDVTSLMQDKFPDVRWFLHFHNTRGMALANMIAGLNAGIIRYDASLAGLGGCPYAPGASGNIASEDMLHMLGEMGIATGIDLDMMINLAKQLQKWVGHPTDSSILRAGKVSDLVSITAAKKQPK